A genomic region of Eucalyptus grandis isolate ANBG69807.140 chromosome 5, ASM1654582v1, whole genome shotgun sequence contains the following coding sequences:
- the LOC104443460 gene encoding O-glucosyltransferase rumi homolog isoform X1, giving the protein MEEQSSSHGCCGGKAWRPVKTWASAASATVFVLFTVVLLSGLVISWIDIPTFTFPGASIFKTTANESSAQLSLKKTEFPPESPKTEFPPEPAKKEFPIKCPNATTKQKCPLDYPLKHETKNIDAEVCPEYFRWIHEDLRPWKAVGITREMLEGIKRTAHFRIVVHKGKVYLDKFRPAYQTREEFTFWGIAQLARLYPGKLPDLELMFQSGDRLVIKKEDYKGSKGTKIPPLFHYCGHHTAFDIPFPDWSFWGWPEVNIKPWESTLSAIKEKAEMMPWKDREPYAYWKGNPTTSRGRGELLKCNDSKEIDWKARVYNQDWGRERAERFKHSNLEDQCTHRYNIYIEGIAWSVSQKYVLACDAMTLRVKPDYYDIYSRGLIPLDHYWPIRPHNKCRDIKYAVEWGNEHPAQAEAIGENGRRYVAESVKMKYVYDYMFHLLSEYAKLLKFKTKVPRGAVEMCSEAMACPFGGSIRKFMDDSMVMSPSDVPPCSLPPPYKPDELKALQERKEKVTRRVEMEEARYWRDFNRRTSS; this is encoded by the exons CCTACTTTTACTTTTCCAGGCGCTTCAATTTTCAAGACTACCGCCAACGAAAGCTCTGCGCAATTATCTCTGAAGAAAACCGAGTTTCCTCCCGAGTCTCCGAAAACCGAGTTTCCACCTGAGCCTGCGAAAAAAGAGTTCCCGATCAAGTGCCCGAATGCAACCACGAAGCAAAAATGCCCCTTGGATTATCCCTTGAAACACGAGACCAAGAATATAGACGCCGAGGTATGTCCCGAGTACTTCCGGTGGATCCACGAGGATCTCCGGCCTTGGAAGGCCGTGGGAATCACGAGAGAGATGTTGGAGGGCATTAAGAGGACTGCGCATTTTAGGATCGTGGTTCACAAGGGGAAAGTCTATCTGGACAAGTTCAGGCCTGCATACCAAACGAGAGAAGAGTTCACATTCTGGGGGATCGCGCAGCTCGCGAGGTTGTATCCTGGTAAGTTGCCGGATTTGGAACTGATGTTCCAAAGCGGAGACCGACTGGTGATCAAGAAGGAAGATTACAAGGGCTCGAAAGGCACCAAGATCCCGCCATTATTTCATTACTGTGGACACCACACGGCGTTTGACATTCCGTTCCCTGATTGGTCCTTCTGGGGTTG GCCTGAGGTGAACATAAAGCCATGGGAAAGCACATTATCAGCCATAAAAGAGAAGGCAGAGATGATGCCATGGAAGGATAGAGAGCCCTATGCTTACTGGAAAGGCAACCCAACTACTTCTCGAGGCAGGGGTGAACTCCTCAAGTGCAATGACAGCAAAGAAATCGATTGGAAAGCTCGCGTGTATAACCAG GACTGGGGTCGCGAAAGAGCGGAAAGATTTAAGCATTCGAATCTAGAAGATCAATGCACTCACAG GTATAATATCTACATTGAAGGAATCGCTTGGTCGGTTAGTCAGAAGTATGTTCTAGCATGCGATGCCATGACATTGCGGGTAAAGCCGGACTACTATGATATCTACTCAAGAGGGCTGATCCCTTTGGACCATTACTGGCCCATTAGGCCCCATAACAAGTGCAGGGACATCAAGTACGCCGTGGAATGGGGAAACGAGCACCCTGCACAGGCGGAGGCCATCGGAGAGAACGGACGGAGGTACGTCGCCGAGAGCGTGAAGATGAAGTACGTGTACGACTACATGTTCCACCTGCTCAGCGAGTACGCGAAGCTCCTGAAGTTCAAGACGAAGGTGCCTCGGGGGGCGGTTGAGATGTGCTCGGAAGCGATGGCCTGCCCGTTCGGCGGCTCGATCAGGAAGTTCATGGACGATTCCATGGTGATGTCCCCTAGCGATGTGCCGCCGTGCTCGTTGCCGCCCCCTTACAAACCCGACGAGCTCAAAGCTCTccaggaaagaaaagagaaggtgACCAGGCGAGTGGAGATGGAAGAAGCTCGGTACTGGAGAGATTTCAATAGGCGCACGTCCTCTTGA
- the LOC104443460 gene encoding protein O-glucosyltransferase 1 isoform X2, protein MEEQSSSHGCCGGKAWRPVKTWASAASATVFVLFTVVLLSGLVISWIDIPTFTFPGASIFKTTANESSAQLSLKKTEFPPESPKTEFPPEPAKKEFPIKCPNATTKQKCPLDYPLKHETKNIDAEVCPEYFRWIHEDLRPWKAVGITREMLEGIKRTAHFRIVVHKGKVYLDKFRPAYQTREEFTFWGIAQLARLYPGKLPDLELMFQSGDRLVIKKEDYKGSKGTKIPPLFHYCGHHTAFDIPFPDWSFWGWPEVNIKPWESTLSAIKEKAEMMPWKDREPYAYWKGNPTTSRGRGELLKCNDSKEIDWKARVYNQDWGRERAERFKHSNLEDQCTHRPHNKCRDIKYAVEWGNEHPAQAEAIGENGRRYVAESVKMKYVYDYMFHLLSEYAKLLKFKTKVPRGAVEMCSEAMACPFGGSIRKFMDDSMVMSPSDVPPCSLPPPYKPDELKALQERKEKVTRRVEMEEARYWRDFNRRTSS, encoded by the exons CCTACTTTTACTTTTCCAGGCGCTTCAATTTTCAAGACTACCGCCAACGAAAGCTCTGCGCAATTATCTCTGAAGAAAACCGAGTTTCCTCCCGAGTCTCCGAAAACCGAGTTTCCACCTGAGCCTGCGAAAAAAGAGTTCCCGATCAAGTGCCCGAATGCAACCACGAAGCAAAAATGCCCCTTGGATTATCCCTTGAAACACGAGACCAAGAATATAGACGCCGAGGTATGTCCCGAGTACTTCCGGTGGATCCACGAGGATCTCCGGCCTTGGAAGGCCGTGGGAATCACGAGAGAGATGTTGGAGGGCATTAAGAGGACTGCGCATTTTAGGATCGTGGTTCACAAGGGGAAAGTCTATCTGGACAAGTTCAGGCCTGCATACCAAACGAGAGAAGAGTTCACATTCTGGGGGATCGCGCAGCTCGCGAGGTTGTATCCTGGTAAGTTGCCGGATTTGGAACTGATGTTCCAAAGCGGAGACCGACTGGTGATCAAGAAGGAAGATTACAAGGGCTCGAAAGGCACCAAGATCCCGCCATTATTTCATTACTGTGGACACCACACGGCGTTTGACATTCCGTTCCCTGATTGGTCCTTCTGGGGTTG GCCTGAGGTGAACATAAAGCCATGGGAAAGCACATTATCAGCCATAAAAGAGAAGGCAGAGATGATGCCATGGAAGGATAGAGAGCCCTATGCTTACTGGAAAGGCAACCCAACTACTTCTCGAGGCAGGGGTGAACTCCTCAAGTGCAATGACAGCAAAGAAATCGATTGGAAAGCTCGCGTGTATAACCAG GACTGGGGTCGCGAAAGAGCGGAAAGATTTAAGCATTCGAATCTAGAAGATCAATGCACTCACAG GCCCCATAACAAGTGCAGGGACATCAAGTACGCCGTGGAATGGGGAAACGAGCACCCTGCACAGGCGGAGGCCATCGGAGAGAACGGACGGAGGTACGTCGCCGAGAGCGTGAAGATGAAGTACGTGTACGACTACATGTTCCACCTGCTCAGCGAGTACGCGAAGCTCCTGAAGTTCAAGACGAAGGTGCCTCGGGGGGCGGTTGAGATGTGCTCGGAAGCGATGGCCTGCCCGTTCGGCGGCTCGATCAGGAAGTTCATGGACGATTCCATGGTGATGTCCCCTAGCGATGTGCCGCCGTGCTCGTTGCCGCCCCCTTACAAACCCGACGAGCTCAAAGCTCTccaggaaagaaaagagaaggtgACCAGGCGAGTGGAGATGGAAGAAGCTCGGTACTGGAGAGATTTCAATAGGCGCACGTCCTCTTGA